The Alosa sapidissima isolate fAloSap1 chromosome 12, fAloSap1.pri, whole genome shotgun sequence nucleotide sequence TCGGGGCGGTCAACTCCATCAAGGCGCTCTGGGAGACCAGGATCAAGAAGAGCAAAGATGACCAGCAGAAGCAACGAGAGCTCCGGGACCGGGCAGCCGTGGGacggtgaggagtgtgtgtgtgtgtgtgtgtgtgtgcgtgtgtgtgtgtgtgtgcgtgcgtgtgcgtgtgagtgtgcgtgtgtgtgtgagtgagtgtgtgtgcatgtgtgtttgtgagtgtgcgtgcatgtgtgtttgtgagtgtgcgcgcgtgtgtgcgtgcgtgtgtgtttgtgagtgtgtatatgtgtgtttgtgtgtgtgtgtgtgtgtgtgtgtgcgcgtgtgcatgcagACATAACAAGCattaaagctaataaccagttGATAGCCAGGCCTAAGGCACCTGTGGTATGAGTGTGATACTAAGATGGCTGCCATTGAGCATCTACACTTGAGAAGGTAAAAATACCAAAAAACAACTCAAGTCAGCCAGGCTGCAGCGCTAAGAGGAGCAATGTTTAGTGTTTAGGCTTCACTGACATGATCTCactacctgtgtgtgtcttcatctgtgtgtttgtgcatgtgtgtgtgtctgcatctgcaTACCTacaactgagtgtgtgtgtgtgtgtgcgtttgcatgTCTACTAAGCTTTTTTCAATTAAGAAGAATAGCCCTGGCTCTCATATACTTAGAAACTATAATCCATGCATTTGTTACCTCTAGACTGGACTATTGTAACTCTCTGTATTTAGGTCTAAACCAATCTATCCTTGCTAGACTTCAATTAgtccaaaatgcagcagctaggctcCTTACTGGTACAAAgaaacatatgcacataagtCCTGTGCTGGCCCAACTCCACTGGTGACCTGTCAAATACAGAATTAATTTAAAGTTTTgctttttgttttcaaagcccTAAATGGGACGGCAGCacagtcctgtacatctgtAACCTTGTAAGTCCCTTCTGTCCTTCTAGCCCTCAATGGGACGGCAGCacagtcctgtacatctgtAACCTTGTGAGTCCCTTCTGTCCTTCTAGGCCACTAAGGTCTTCCCTgcaacattttctttcagtccccTTGCAatcctaaaaacaaaaggtgatagggcttttttttatttttagaaaTTAAGTCCTGTCCCACTATCAGTAGCTTTAAATCAAATGTAAAGACCCCTCTATTTTTTTTAGCCTTTAAGGTCCATTAATTCTccccttgtttgtttatttatcttatttctatttattttcAGCATTATATTAACTGCCTTTAACTTCACTGTACATTTTGCTCTAGGCCTATAGTAGTGGAAGGTTTAGTAACCGTATCTTCTTTTATCTACGATCATATTGAGTTTTATCATTATCATTActattattttttgtatttgtatttattttttgtcatttatattttgtttttattactgtttttattttatttctgtgagcaccttgggtcaattgcattgcgtttaagtgtgctatataaaaaaatatgacttgacttactatgtgtgtgtatgtgtgtctacacctttgtgtgtctgtatgtgtgtgtgtgtctgtgtgtgtgtgtgtgtgcacctgaatATTTGTGTCTGCACCTTTGTGTGTCTAcacctgaatgtgtgtgtctacaactgaatgtgtgtgtctacacttgaatgtgtgtgtctacacctgaatgtgtgtgtctacacctgaatgtgtgtgtctacaccTGTGTGTCCAGGCTGACAGGGCCATGGGAGGACCGCATTGCTCTGAACAAGCTCCGAGAGCGAATCGTGACGGAGGATGGACGAGTCATCCTGCGCATACAAAAGGAGGAGTGGAAGGTAGCCCACCTCcttacagagtgtgtgtgtgtatatgcgtgtgcgtgtgtgtgtgtgtgtgtgtgtgtgtgtgtgtgtgtgtgttggattagACTACAGCcttctgtctgagtgtgttagtgtacacgtgtgtgtgtgtgtgtgtgtgtgtgtgtgtgtgtgtgtgtgtgtgtgtgtgttggattagACTACAGCCTTCTGCctgagtgtgttagtgtatacgtgtgtgtgtgtgtgtgtgttggattagACTACAGCcttctgtctgagtgtgttggtgtatatgtgtgtgtgtgtgtgtgtgtgtgtgtgtgtgttgtaatgtaacaatGATGTTCTCTTCTGCTGCAGACCCTTCCTGCTGCGCTGGTCCAGCTGTCAGAGGTGCACGAGTGGCAGCTTCACCGCACCGGCCTGCAGCAGATCCCGCGCTTCATCAGCAGCTTCCAGCAGCTCATCGTCCTCGACCTCTCCCGCAACGCCATCACCGACATCCCCAAAGAGATCGGTTAGTGTTCGACCTCTCCCGCAACGCCATCACCGACATCCCCAAAGAGATCGGTTAGTGTTCGACCTCTCCCGCAATGCCATCACCGACATCCCCAAAGAGATTGGGTAGTGTTCGACCTGTCATATAACTCCATCAGCCACATCCCCCAAAGAGATCGGTTAGTGCTCGACCTCACCCGCAACGCCATCACCCACATCTCCCAAAAAGATCTGTCCAGGGGGAACACTTCTGCTCTtggtaaacacagacacaacaacacTGTTCCTACCTGATGACCAGCAGATTTCATGGCACAATCTAGTTAGGGAGTAGGCACAATCTAGTCTGGGAGTAGGCACAATCTAGTTAGGGAGTAGGGACAATCTAGGGTACATTCGTAAATTCAATCTGACACACTCTGGACGCTCCGAGACTATGAAGCTCTGATTAAATACATGATAATTCTAAATTTACGAACGATTAGGAGCGCTCGGAGTGGCAATTTACGAACACACCCCTAGTTAGGGAGTAGGGACAATTTAGTTAGGGAGTAGGGACAAAGATCCTCATCACTAAGGTTTACCCCTCTCCCTGTACCTCAACCTCAGGCGTGTATTTTTACTGGGGCCCTGTGCGCTGTGTTGCCAGGTGAGCCCTTTCGCCTTctctggcagagatttttactGGGGCCCTGTGCGCTGTGTTGCCAGGTGAGCCCTGTCGGCCTTctctggcagagatttttactGGGGCCCTGTGCTCTGTGTTGCCAGGTAAGCTGATGGCCCTCCTTGGCGGGGATTGTTAATGGGGCCCTGTGCTCTGTGTTGCCAGGTAAGCTGACGAGGCTGCGGGAGCTTGTGGTCAGCTATAACCGCGTGAGCAGCGTCCCAGAGGAGCTGGGCAACTGTGAGAGTCTGGAGAAACTGGAGCTGGCCATGAACCGGGACCTGGACGAGCTTCCagaacaggtacacacacacacggaaccgACCACACTGGTACCCACACACAGAACCGTCCACATAGGGACCCACACAGAGATCCAGTACCAACAGAGAACACTTTCAACACCAGCCCCCCAAAAAATGGCAGGACCAAGGCATGTTGCTGATGTTCTCTGTCCCTAACCTGCCTCGGTATCTGCTATTGTACAGGAGGAGCCCTTAttaaaactgtcacgtccatactgtccatattaaagggacaccaggcaacgttttcgtgttaattactcatcttcgtaagtcggtatatggttaaatgactcattacagggtgaatgaagactctctcgcccgcccttactgcctgtaggaagaatatcccacttgcaagttcggtgtatcctacccgccgaccgaagcaggatcagtttacagcacagaggcaggctaacgaaacgctagagattgttgcaaacgtgtgtataatggcagagccagcgaagaagcagcgaaaacccttgacggaagacgcaaagaaaaggaaaagagcttcagaccgagcaagggggagtttcgtagagaaaaagcatcaggcttgcctggggTCCCTTTAAAATCAGGATGTCCACGTTGTCTATATGCAGGGCATTGAAATGCTATGTATGACTGTTACCAGACTGTTGGACTTGCGGTGAGCAGAGTGTCTTTAACTGATTTGGTGTTACTGGGGTGTCCACTGATGCTCCACCTGTAGCTGAGCAACCTGAACAAGCTGCATCACCTGGACCTGTCCATGAACCAGTTCACCGAGATCCCCGAGTGTGTGGTCAACCTGCCCGCTCTCGAGTGGCTGGACATGGGAGGCAACCAGCTGACGAGACTCCCTGACGAcatacacaggtacacacacacaaacacagacatgcacaggtacacacacagacacaaacatacacagttcCTCTCCACCAAACCACCACATTCCAGTCTCAAGGCTTAAAGACATCCTATGCTAGTtttttaccttaatataacagctttggagtcattttgatggtaaactaaCTTGTAATAAGGTGAATGGCGCATCGTCCTAGCTGTAGCCTACTCTAGGGGCAGccgcggcctactggttagcgcttcggacttgtaaccggagggttgccggttcgaaccccgaccagtaggcacggctgaagcgcctttgagcaaggcacctaacccctcactgctccctgagcaccgctgttgttgcaggcagcacactgcaccgggattagtgtgtgtgcttcacctcactgtgtgttcactgtgtgctgagtgtgtttcactaattcacggattgggataaatgcagagaccaaatttccctcacgggatcaaaagagtatatatacttatacttacttatactcgTCTACTACGGAGGACCAGCCTTGCAACTTCACTCTCCCTCGACCCGGACAATCACAtagtactgtaaatgtaaatataaaattTAAAGCTATAAagctatattattttatttttttaatcatgtAATAATACCTTGACAGTCAGCATGGATCTGTGGAGATTATCTTTGATAATTTGTAAACGACTCCACATATACTCTGACCAGGGGAAGGTTGCAACCAAtatgtattaatgtaatgtatTTACAATAGCTCCGCAACTGTGGAGAGTCCAGTAGCAAACAAAAACTCTGGAACTTCGTTGGATTGCTTTAAAGCATGGAACATTTCTGTTATCAGCGAACAAGTTATCTGGAATTGTTGAAGCCATCATGTAATGATCTATTTCCACACTGTAAACAGTCTGGCCCACACCTGAACTTCCACACACAGTGCCTAAGCCTTGCACTCTATTTGTTGACGTGTCTGTCTTTATTGAGGTGGTGGTGTCTGAGGGGTTTTTCCGCTTCAgtcagtgattgtgtgtgtgtgtgtgatttcccaGGATGGAGAAGGTCCATACCCTGTGGCTCCAGCGGAACGAGCTGGAGCATCTCCCTGGCAACATCAGCCGCATGCACAACCTGGACACTCTGGTGCTGACAGGCAACCGCCTCAAGGACATCCCCAGCCTGATGGAGGACATGAACAACCTCAGGTAAGCAGACTCAGGTGAGACATAGCTAAGACATTCCCAGCCTTATAGAGGACATGAACAACCTCAGGTAAGCAGACTCAGGTGAGATATAGGTAAGGACATCCCCAGCCCGATGGAGGACATGAACAACCTCAGGTAAGCACTCAGGTGAGACATAGGTAAGACATCCCCAACCTTAGGTGAGACATAGGTAAGACATCCCCAGCCTTATAGAGGACATAAGCAACCTCAAGTAAGCAGACTCAGGTGAGACATAGCTAAGACATCCCCAGCGGGATGGAGGGCATGAGAAACATCAGGTAAACAGACTCAGGTTAAGACATCCTGAGCCTGATGGAGGGCATGCGCAACCTCAGGTGAGACTCAGGGTGAGCATCTCGGGTAAGATTTCAGATTCAATACTTTATTCCCGTATCAAAGTGGTGGATTGGGATTTGCCCTTGTGAGCTCACAAGCACAGTACAGAAAATACAAAACAGTTAAACCAGCCACTCATAAAACACTCAATACACAAAACAaccagagataaaaaaaaaaaaaaaaaatcaaaatataAACAATGAGAATAAAATACAGGGGTTGGGAATAACTACTTAAGCAGTATGAGGCTTAATGATGAGCCTGCACTCAGTATGAGTAGtttcatgtaaaaaaaaataaagtctgGTTGATGGTTAAAATGTAAATCCTAAAATGAGATCTTTGTGTGGGCAGGTTTGTGAATTTCCGTGACAACCCTCTGACGTGGGACGTGACGCTGCCGGAGGCGGCGGCCGAGGGTCCGGAGGACGACGACGACAGGGAGATGTTCGGACGAGAGTTCATGCAGCTGTACATCAGGGAATCGCGCAAGAGAGGTCTCGCCGCGCTCAACATGCACTATGCATTAGGATGAGAGActaaacgcacgcacgcacgcacacacgcagacacacacacacaccacacacacacgcctgagaCACTACTTAAACAGGCACAAATCACTGTGAAAAATATGTGTAAATATATGTTGTGTGTACGCTGAACAGTCATGtcatgtgttgatgtgtgtatgcTGAACATGTCTCATGTCTCGTCTGTGTTGCAGACTCCCAGGCCACGTTTACGTCAGTGCTGAATGTGACGCTGGAAGATGTGTGTGAGGCGCCACCACTCTCCTGACTGTCCTTCATGTTGGCCTCTGCACTTCCTGCTTCCTGTCAGGCGGCCATTGTCCGTGTCCTGTCCTTCCTGCTTCCTGTCAGGCGGCCATGTCCTCCCTGCTTCCTGGCGGCCATGTTTTTGTCCTGTCCTTCTTGTCATGTTTGAACACATGTCCCTTTTATGCTCCTAATGAATGGCTCATGATGTGATGATGTCAGCAAAAAAGTGTGTGTCTATAGTTGTCGTTAGCAGGAGAGTGtgtattgttgtttgtgtgttttgttcacCTGCCAGCCGATGCTCGtccagtgttgtgtgtgatgtcacgcCAGTGATGACACGTAGGAGTCTTTTCTGATATCTAACCCATACCCACACctcaaaacaaataaaacatggaTGAAACTCAGGACTCCCAGTGGAGTCCTGCAGCTGCCTCATTGGCCAATCAGAAGAGGAACAAAAACAAGTCGGAGGTGACGCTGTCCCCTCTTGATGATGTAAGCCTGGTCCCTTGCTATATCAGCAGCGGCACGAGACGCTGTCCCCTCTTGATGATGTAAGCCTGGTCCCTTACTATATCAGTAGCGGCGCCCCTGTGTGGCCGGGGCGGGGCACAGCGGTGAGCAGCACGTTCTCCAGCGAGATGTCCGGAGTGGTGTAGGACCTCAGGCCGGCCTCCAGGCCTCGCTGCTGCAGGTAGTGGACTCTGCCCTGGTCAATCAGCAACTTACACAGCCGGCCGATGTGCTCACGCTCCTCCACAGACAAGCTGCcgggaggaacacacac carries:
- the lrrc39 gene encoding leucine-rich repeat-containing protein 39 isoform X2 translates to MTGVAVCFGAVNSIKALWETRIKKSKDDQQKQRELRDRAAVGRLTGPWEDRIALNKLRERIVTEDGRVILRIQKEEWKTLPAALVQLSEVHEWQLHRTGLQQIPRFISSFQQLIVLDLSRNAITDIPKEIGKLTRLRELVVSYNRVSSVPEELGNCESLEKLELAMNRDLDELPEQLSNLNKLHHLDLSMNQFTEIPECVVNLPALEWLDMGGNQLTRLPDDIHRMEKVHTLWLQRNELEHLPGNISRMHNLDTLVLTGNRLKDIPSLMEDMNNLRFVNFRDNPLTWDVTLPEAAAEGPEDDDDREMFGREFMQLYIRESRKRGLAALNMHYALG
- the lrrc39 gene encoding leucine-rich repeat-containing protein 39 isoform X1, whose protein sequence is MTGVAVCFGAVNSIKALWETRIKKSKDDQQKQRELRDRAAVGRLTGPWEDRIALNKLRERIVTEDGRVILRIQKEEWKTLPAALVQLSEVHEWQLHRTGLQQIPRFISSFQQLIVLDLSRNAITDIPKEIGKLTRLRELVVSYNRVSSVPEELGNCESLEKLELAMNRDLDELPEQLSNLNKLHHLDLSMNQFTEIPECVVNLPALEWLDMGGNQLTRLPDDIHRMEKVHTLWLQRNELEHLPGNISRMHNLDTLVLTGNRLKDIPSLMEDMNNLRFVNFRDNPLTWDVTLPEAAAEGPEDDDDREMFGREFMQLYIRESRKRDSQATFTSVLNVTLEDVCEAPPLS